One Thermosipho atlanticus DSM 15807 DNA window includes the following coding sequences:
- a CDS encoding DUF190 domain-containing protein, with amino-acid sequence MKLLRIYMGEKDTKGGKPLAEYIVELAYKSGMSGITVCKGIIGFGKKRHIHRSDFFTLSEDLPIIIDVVDEREKIEKFLEKVQSLEFDGLIVEIPVNAYYMEKKG; translated from the coding sequence TTGAAATTATTAAGAATATATATGGGGGAGAAAGACACAAAAGGTGGAAAACCGTTAGCTGAATACATTGTTGAGCTTGCATATAAAAGTGGAATGAGTGGTATAACTGTTTGTAAAGGAATAATAGGATTTGGAAAGAAACGACATATTCACAGAAGTGACTTTTTTACTCTTTCAGAGGATCTTCCGATTATAATAGATGTAGTTGATGAAAGAGAAAAAATCGAAAAATTTCTTGAAAAGGTACAATCTCTTGAATTTGATGGTTTAATAGTAGAAATACCAGTTAATGCTTATTATATGGAGAAAAAAGGATGA
- the xerA gene encoding site-specific tyrosine recombinase/integron integrase, which translates to MEELLENFKDYLEHVRRHSDNTVKAYLKDVKKLLYFLNKDVKSISRKDVEEFLKALSKGKLLGISPRETTISRYISSLSTFFNYLELSGTISFNPMERIKHPRIRRKIPDFLTEEEIKNLINSFDEENELRQRTAISLLYYGGLRIGELCNLRVSDISFLPPFLRVEMGKGRKDRLVPLPEKVMPLLHKYIDTFEPKIFVFENGRKHVHPSTVFRWVKEGVKRANIKKDVHPHTLRHSYATHLIRKGVSVKIVQELLGHTNLSTTSIYLHVADQEKFDAVRKL; encoded by the coding sequence ATGGAAGAATTACTTGAAAATTTCAAAGACTATCTTGAACATGTTAGAAGACATTCTGATAACACTGTAAAAGCTTACCTTAAAGATGTTAAAAAACTTCTTTATTTCTTAAATAAAGATGTTAAAAGTATATCTAGAAAAGATGTAGAAGAGTTTTTAAAAGCCTTATCAAAAGGAAAGTTACTTGGTATTAGTCCAAGAGAAACAACAATTTCTAGATATATTTCCAGTCTTTCAACATTTTTTAATTATCTAGAATTATCAGGTACAATTTCATTTAATCCAATGGAAAGAATTAAACATCCAAGGATAAGAAGAAAAATCCCAGATTTTTTAACCGAAGAAGAAATTAAGAATTTAATTAATTCTTTCGATGAAGAAAATGAACTCAGACAAAGAACCGCTATTTCTCTTTTGTACTATGGAGGACTCCGTATAGGCGAATTGTGTAATTTAAGAGTTTCAGATATTTCATTTTTGCCACCTTTTTTAAGAGTAGAAATGGGAAAAGGTAGAAAAGACAGACTGGTACCTCTTCCTGAAAAAGTAATGCCTTTATTACATAAATATATCGATACATTCGAACCTAAAATATTTGTATTTGAAAATGGTAGAAAACATGTTCATCCTTCAACAGTTTTCAGATGGGTTAAAGAAGGAGTAAAAAGAGCAAATATAAAAAAGGATGTTCATCCTCATACTTTGAGACATTCATATGCAACACATTTAATAAGAAAAGGAGTAAGTGTAAAGATCGTACAAGAACTCCTTGGGCATACAAATCTAAGTACTACAAGCATTTATTTACATGTTGCTGATCAGGAAAAATTTGACGCAGTCAGAAAATTATAA
- the secG gene encoding preprotein translocase subunit SecG: MASVMLIIHTIISIVLIFLSLKQMGKFAELGGAFGSGAMNTIFGREKGLDKEGKITVLFGALFFISSILTAFFISR; encoded by the coding sequence ATGGCAAGTGTTATGTTAATTATTCATACAATTATCTCAATTGTGTTAATTTTTTTGTCTCTAAAACAAATGGGAAAGTTTGCGGAATTAGGTGGTGCGTTTGGTTCAGGAGCTATGAACACAATATTTGGTAGAGAGAAAGGTCTTGACAAAGAAGGTAAAATAACTGTTCTTTTTGGTGCACTATTTTTCATTTCGAGTATTTTAACAGCATTTTTTATTTCTAGATAA
- a CDS encoding S-layer homology domain-containing protein: protein MKRYFVIIVAILVSAFAFAQLKDVPTDHWAYESIEALVNAGIVQGYPDGTFRGATNVTRYEVAVLLSRLMNKIELELGEVIKNRYLNSLKLINANKGQISSLYKVVKGNADMLDELAAKVGDIEKALAIVENLKVTLDIHEGDITALYDISGKLKKELGGLNVKIDKMNSLLETHEKDIMAIYEELKTKASKEDVDTIVNDALANVNGQIEFLYKKINLSEENVKAYADEKVSELAGKVLNIESTVNDGLPVLRDLVYQNSTNIKNLEVKLMKYIKVKINSVNKNLNTVKEMATFNSDTLNGLAMKLGEVEYALRKKVEDVEKNVENINANLETKADKTTVDELAGKVKTNNVLSIFALLLGAAGLGVAIYGIMNP from the coding sequence ATGAAGAGATATTTTGTTATTATTGTTGCTATCTTGGTTTCAGCATTCGCTTTTGCACAATTAAAAGACGTACCAACAGACCACTGGGCTTATGAATCAATTGAGGCATTAGTCAATGCAGGTATAGTTCAAGGTTATCCTGACGGGACATTTAGGGGTGCTACAAACGTTACTCGTTATGAAGTTGCTGTTTTATTATCAAGGCTTATGAATAAGATTGAACTTGAATTAGGTGAGGTAATTAAAAACAGATATTTAAATTCATTGAAGCTCATTAACGCAAATAAAGGTCAAATTAGTTCTCTTTACAAAGTTGTAAAAGGTAACGCCGATATGCTTGATGAGTTAGCAGCAAAAGTTGGAGATATCGAAAAAGCGTTAGCAATTGTCGAAAATTTAAAAGTTACACTTGATATTCATGAAGGCGACATAACAGCACTTTATGATATATCTGGTAAGTTAAAAAAAGAACTTGGTGGATTAAATGTAAAGATTGATAAAATGAATAGTTTGTTAGAAACACACGAAAAAGATATTATGGCAATTTATGAAGAATTAAAAACAAAAGCATCAAAAGAAGATGTTGATACAATAGTTAATGATGCATTAGCAAATGTCAATGGTCAGATTGAATTTTTGTATAAGAAAATTAATCTTTCAGAAGAAAATGTAAAGGCTTACGCAGATGAGAAAGTAAGCGAATTAGCCGGTAAAGTTTTGAACATTGAATCTACAGTAAATGATGGATTGCCCGTTTTAAGAGATCTTGTATATCAAAATTCAACAAATATAAAGAATCTTGAAGTTAAACTTATGAAATACATCAAGGTAAAAATTAATAGTGTAAACAAGAACCTTAATACTGTAAAGGAAATGGCCACATTTAATTCCGATACCTTAAATGGATTGGCAATGAAACTTGGAGAAGTCGAATATGCGTTAAGGAAGAAAGTTGAAGATGTTGAAAAGAATGTAGAAAATATTAATGCTAATTTAGAAACGAAAGCAGATAAAACAACAGTTGATGAATTAGCCGGAAAAGTAAAAACAAATAACGTCTTATCCATATTCGCATTATTGTTAGGTGCAGCTGGACTTGGTGTAGCAATTTATGGTATAATGAATCCATAA
- the rdgB gene encoding RdgB/HAM1 family non-canonical purine NTP pyrophosphatase, with amino-acid sequence MKIFVATSNDHKVEEIRRILEDFQIEIEKSPKKIFVEENGETFLENSVKKAYYYGNILGTPVVADDSGLVIDYLGGFPGVKSARFMENRPYKERMIEILRLMKMAEDRSAKFVCVASYYNPKTSFLISVEGVIEGEISYEVKGEKGFGYDPIFIPEGYKETFGELGQKVKDEISHRSRAFKKLFSIITKIGDILELGDDRK; translated from the coding sequence ATGAAAATATTCGTTGCAACTTCAAATGATCATAAAGTTGAGGAAATTAGAAGAATTTTAGAAGATTTTCAAATTGAAATTGAAAAATCTCCTAAAAAAATTTTTGTAGAAGAAAATGGTGAGACTTTTTTAGAAAATTCTGTAAAAAAAGCATATTATTATGGAAATATTCTTGGGACACCTGTTGTAGCGGATGATTCAGGTTTAGTTATTGATTATCTTGGAGGGTTTCCAGGAGTAAAAAGCGCACGTTTTATGGAAAACAGACCGTATAAAGAAAGGATGATAGAAATTTTGAGATTAATGAAAATGGCAGAAGATAGATCTGCAAAATTTGTTTGTGTGGCAAGTTATTACAACCCAAAAACGAGTTTTTTAATTTCTGTAGAAGGAGTAATAGAAGGAGAAATTTCATATGAAGTTAAAGGTGAAAAGGGATTTGGTTATGATCCAATATTTATTCCTGAAGGTTATAAGGAAACTTTTGGAGAGTTAGGACAAAAAGTTAAAGATGAAATAAGTCATAGAAGTAGGGCATTTAAAAAGTTATTTTCTATAATTACAAAAATTGGTGACATATTGGAACTAGGAGATGACAGAAAGTGA
- the eno gene encoding phosphopyruvate hydratase, whose protein sequence is MYNEIIDIRAREVLDSRGNPTIEVEVMLEDGSIGRSIVPSGASTGKFEALELRDGDKTRYSGKGVLKAVKNVNEILAPKLIGLNAYDQVLLDATMLEIDGTENKSNVGANAILGISMAVARAAAASLDLPLYKYLGGVNAKVLPVPFMNVINGGAHADNSLDIQEFMIVPAGASSFKEALRYGAETFHVLKKLLKEQGHVTAVGDEGGFAPNLKNNEEAIQILIQAIKSAGYEPGKDIYIALDVAASEFYNEETGKYHIDGVDKTVDELIEYYESLIDKYPIISIEDPFDQEDWDAYSKFNARVGSKIQIIGDDLYVTNVKRLQKGIELKATNSILIKLNQIGSVTETLNTIEMAKTNNMTNVISHRSGETEDTFIADLAVATNAGMIKTGSLSRSERIAKYNQLLRIEEELGDAAEYKGLDAFYSIKR, encoded by the coding sequence ATGTATAACGAAATAATTGATATTAGAGCTAGAGAAGTTCTTGATTCCCGCGGAAATCCTACTATTGAAGTTGAAGTTATGTTAGAAGATGGTTCCATAGGTAGATCAATAGTTCCATCGGGTGCTTCTACAGGTAAATTTGAGGCTTTAGAATTAAGAGATGGTGATAAAACGAGATATTCTGGTAAAGGAGTACTTAAGGCAGTTAAAAATGTTAATGAAATTCTCGCACCAAAATTAATTGGTCTTAACGCTTATGATCAAGTTCTTCTTGATGCTACAATGTTGGAAATTGATGGTACAGAAAATAAAAGTAACGTCGGAGCTAATGCAATTTTAGGTATTTCAATGGCAGTAGCAAGAGCTGCAGCAGCTTCTTTAGATTTACCTTTGTATAAATATTTAGGTGGAGTTAATGCAAAAGTGTTGCCAGTTCCATTTATGAACGTAATAAATGGTGGTGCACATGCTGATAACAGTTTAGATATTCAAGAATTTATGATTGTTCCTGCAGGTGCTTCAAGTTTTAAAGAAGCATTAAGATATGGCGCGGAGACTTTTCATGTGCTTAAAAAGTTGTTAAAAGAACAAGGCCATGTTACTGCAGTTGGTGATGAAGGAGGTTTTGCACCAAATTTGAAAAATAACGAAGAAGCTATTCAAATTTTAATTCAAGCTATAAAGAGTGCAGGATATGAACCTGGTAAAGATATATACATTGCTCTTGATGTTGCAGCAAGTGAGTTTTATAATGAAGAAACTGGTAAATATCATATTGATGGTGTTGACAAGACCGTCGATGAGTTGATTGAGTATTATGAATCTTTGATTGATAAGTATCCAATAATCTCGATTGAGGATCCGTTTGACCAAGAAGATTGGGACGCATATTCAAAATTCAATGCTAGAGTTGGTAGCAAGATACAAATTATAGGTGATGATCTGTATGTAACAAACGTAAAGAGACTCCAAAAGGGTATAGAATTAAAAGCAACAAATTCAATATTAATTAAACTTAATCAAATAGGTTCTGTTACTGAAACACTGAATACAATAGAAATGGCCAAAACAAATAATATGACAAATGTTATATCCCATAGATCAGGAGAAACAGAAGATACATTTATTGCTGATCTTGCAGTTGCAACAAATGCAGGAATGATCAAAACTGGTTCTCTTTCAAGAAGTGAAAGGATAGCAAAATACAATCAACTATTAAGAATTGAAGAGGAACTTGGAGATGCGGCAGAGTATAAAGGACTTGATGCTTTTTATTCGATAAAGAGATAA
- a CDS encoding THUMP domain-containing class I SAM-dependent RNA methyltransferase has product MKILLTCTAGLEAATALEIRRMGYKIIESTSGRLFIEAAIRDIPKLNLWLRTAERVYIVLNEKKVESFDELFDVIYEIDWNKFIDDGKILISDVTVRNSKLSAKGAITSVATAAIWKRIKRKIYRSENIFPIRLILKNDVLLVLLDTTGRKALSKRGYRLKTSKAPIRETIAAAMLLLSRWDGTVPLIDPFCGSGTILIEAALYSLKIPPGINRKFVSENWEFLYKYWLSERNKLNNLYNLTEYQQKIIGFDIDSKVIEVAKENSKKLNLIFLDFQVRDFNNIEPIDRKVYIITNPPYGERLKSNVELKDIWEKFPKANVYILSPDNKFEKKVGRKARKKIRFQNSGIWVWYYMFY; this is encoded by the coding sequence ATGAAAATTCTTTTGACTTGTACAGCAGGTTTAGAAGCAGCAACTGCTTTAGAAATAAGGAGAATGGGATATAAAATAATAGAATCTACTTCAGGAAGATTGTTTATTGAAGCAGCAATAAGAGACATTCCAAAACTAAATTTATGGCTTAGAACAGCAGAAAGGGTTTACATTGTTTTAAATGAGAAAAAAGTTGAAAGTTTTGATGAACTTTTTGATGTAATTTATGAGATAGACTGGAATAAGTTTATTGATGATGGTAAAATTTTAATCAGCGATGTAACTGTGAGGAATTCGAAACTTTCGGCAAAAGGTGCAATTACATCAGTGGCCACTGCGGCGATATGGAAAAGAATTAAGAGAAAAATTTATAGATCAGAAAACATTTTTCCTATTAGATTAATTTTGAAAAACGATGTTCTGTTAGTTCTTTTGGATACAACAGGCAGGAAAGCTCTAAGTAAAAGGGGTTATAGGTTAAAAACGTCAAAAGCACCGATAAGAGAAACAATAGCTGCTGCTATGCTTCTTCTTTCAAGATGGGATGGTACTGTTCCGTTAATTGATCCTTTTTGTGGAAGTGGGACAATTTTGATTGAAGCTGCTTTATATTCTTTGAAAATTCCTCCGGGAATAAATAGAAAGTTTGTTTCAGAGAATTGGGAGTTTTTGTATAAATATTGGCTTTCTGAAAGAAACAAGTTAAATAATTTATACAATTTGACAGAATATCAACAAAAAATCATTGGTTTTGATATTGATTCTAAAGTCATAGAAGTTGCGAAAGAAAATTCAAAGAAGTTAAATTTAATTTTTTTGGATTTCCAAGTAAGAGATTTTAATAATATTGAACCTATAGATAGGAAAGTTTATATTATCACTAATCCACCATACGGAGAAAGATTAAAGTCGAATGTTGAATTGAAAGACATATGGGAAAAATTCCCTAAGGCAAATGTATATATTTTATCTCCTGATAATAAATTTGAGAAGAAAGTTGGGAGAAAAGCTAGGAAAAAAATAAGATTTCAAAATAGTGGAATTTGGGTTTGGTATTATATGTTCTATTAA
- a CDS encoding fluoride efflux transporter FluC, which yields MKIVLLSLGGALGALLRYYISKFVNSSFSFSYVPWGTVLVNVVGAFLLSFIIFTSQERYELPSNFILFFGSGLLGAFTTFSTFTYEALVLYIEVPLRGFIYFASNIVLGFLAAYLGMILGRGRLH from the coding sequence GTGAAGATTGTTTTATTATCATTAGGTGGAGCATTAGGAGCGCTATTGAGATATTATATTTCTAAATTTGTTAATTCTAGTTTTTCATTTAGTTATGTTCCATGGGGAACTGTTTTAGTGAATGTAGTAGGAGCCTTCCTGTTGAGTTTTATTATTTTCACATCACAGGAACGATACGAATTACCTTCAAACTTTATTTTATTTTTTGGTTCAGGTTTATTGGGGGCATTTACAACTTTTTCAACGTTTACGTATGAAGCTTTGGTTTTATATATAGAAGTACCATTAAGAGGTTTTATTTATTTTGCTTCAAATATTGTATTAGGTTTTTTAGCTGCATATTTAGGGATGATTCTCGGAAGGGGGAGACTACATTGA
- a CDS encoding TIGR03960 family B12-binding radical SAM protein, whose product MTEILKFISEEGIKVKKPARYIGNEYNSIYKDPKGKFRIALSFPDLYELGMSHYGLEILYHLLNSMEKVYAERVYLPWVDMIELMETKNIPLFTLETKTPIKFLDAIGISLEYELSFTNVLKLLQLSQIPIRAEQRAEDDPLVIGGGPVTYNPEPISQAFDIIYIGDGEKNLKKLIEVLIESKGEKRIDRLEYVSKLNGVYVPIFYKQIGRKIIPVSNVPKIIRRNIISDLDEAIVPVNKVLPNVESTHDRAIIEISRGCTRGCRFCQAGYVYRPVRERSLQNVVSSAIEMINKTGYGEMSLLSLSAMDHSLIQEIVNELLSFSKKYRISISIPSTRVDAFNVEVASKIASIRKTGITLAPEAGSQKMRDKINKNVSFDDIFNSAFNAKKAGWNRIKLYFMVGFPNEKEEDILEIGTLLKEIKRLKFQRITASINLLVPKPHSAFQFARLQSYEYTEYVNNLLRPYRKFARIDISDGKKSFIEGVISRGDRKIFEVLIRKFKKSFYDDWTEFFSFEDWLESFKESEVEIEEYLGPYDINTDFPWEHIDSGITKAFLWKEYTKYLNKEITKDCRWNTCSYCGVCQIYRVGNLVKKVV is encoded by the coding sequence ATGACTGAAATATTGAAATTTATAAGCGAAGAAGGTATAAAAGTAAAAAAACCTGCAAGGTATATAGGAAATGAATATAATTCAATTTATAAAGATCCAAAAGGTAAATTCAGAATTGCTCTTTCATTTCCCGATTTGTATGAGCTTGGAATGTCTCATTACGGATTAGAAATTTTGTATCATCTTTTAAATTCGATGGAGAAAGTCTACGCGGAAAGAGTATATTTACCTTGGGTTGATATGATAGAATTAATGGAAACAAAAAACATTCCCCTTTTTACTCTCGAAACGAAAACACCAATAAAGTTTTTAGATGCTATTGGAATATCTTTAGAATATGAATTGTCATTTACCAATGTTTTAAAACTTCTTCAGCTTTCACAAATACCAATTCGTGCTGAACAACGAGCAGAAGATGATCCTTTGGTGATAGGTGGTGGTCCGGTAACTTACAATCCTGAACCAATTTCTCAAGCTTTTGACATTATTTATATCGGTGATGGAGAAAAAAATCTTAAAAAATTAATCGAAGTTCTTATTGAGTCAAAAGGTGAGAAAAGAATCGATAGGTTAGAATATGTTAGCAAATTAAATGGAGTTTACGTACCAATCTTTTACAAACAAATTGGTCGAAAAATAATTCCAGTGTCAAATGTGCCGAAAATTATACGAAGAAATATAATTTCCGATTTGGATGAAGCTATAGTTCCAGTAAATAAAGTGTTACCAAATGTAGAAAGCACACATGATAGAGCGATAATAGAAATAAGTAGGGGCTGTACAAGAGGTTGTAGATTTTGCCAGGCCGGATATGTTTATAGACCTGTAAGAGAAAGAAGTTTACAAAACGTAGTAAGTTCAGCAATTGAAATGATTAATAAGACGGGATATGGAGAAATGTCACTTCTTTCTTTGTCAGCGATGGACCATAGTTTGATACAGGAAATAGTAAATGAGTTATTGTCATTTTCTAAAAAATATAGAATTTCAATCTCCATTCCTTCAACAAGAGTAGATGCATTTAATGTAGAGGTGGCATCAAAAATTGCCTCTATCAGAAAAACAGGAATTACTTTAGCGCCAGAAGCGGGTTCTCAAAAAATGAGAGATAAAATAAACAAAAACGTCAGTTTTGATGATATTTTCAATAGTGCTTTTAATGCAAAGAAAGCTGGTTGGAATAGAATAAAATTATATTTTATGGTGGGATTTCCTAATGAAAAAGAGGAGGATATACTAGAAATAGGTACTTTGTTAAAAGAAATAAAAAGATTAAAATTTCAAAGGATAACTGCATCTATCAATCTTCTCGTTCCTAAACCACATAGTGCGTTTCAGTTTGCAAGGCTTCAATCGTACGAGTATACAGAATATGTAAATAATTTATTGAGACCATATAGAAAATTTGCTAGAATTGATATAAGTGATGGTAAGAAGAGTTTTATTGAAGGGGTAATTTCTAGGGGAGACAGGAAAATTTTTGAAGTACTTATTAGAAAATTCAAAAAATCTTTTTACGATGATTGGACTGAATTTTTCAGTTTTGAAGATTGGCTTGAATCTTTTAAAGAATCTGAAGTGGAAATTGAAGAATATTTAGGGCCATACGATATAAATACAGATTTTCCGTGGGAACATATAGATTCCGGAATCACCAAAGCGTTTTTGTGGAAGGAGTATACAAAGTACTTAAATAAGGAAATAACGAAAGATTGCAGGTGGAATACCTGTAGCTACTGCGGGGTATGTCAGATTTATAGAGTGGGAAATTTGGTGAAAAAAGTAGTTTGA
- the tyrS gene encoding tyrosine--tRNA ligase — translation MSFLDPEKQIEIIKRNVVDFVSEKELLEKLKEKRPLRIKLGVDPSRPDLHLGHAVVLRKLKEFQDLGHHIILIIGDFTARIGDPSGRNSTRPILSEAEVKQNAHTYAEQAFKILDKEKTEIRFNDEWLGNMKFADVINLSAKYTVARMLERDDFSKRLKEGIPISVSEFLYPLAQAYDSVAIEADVELGGTDQLFNLLVGRKIQEEYGQKPQIVITMPIIEGTDGNLKMSKSYGNYIAFNDEPNEMYGKIMSIPDTLIIKYMRLLTDIPENEITDYEKMIKDGKINPRDVKMKLAREIVSFFYNEEEALKAEENFVKVFRKKELPENIPEVELSPGEYNIVDLIDRINIFSSRSEIKRTIVQGGVYFDNNRINNFKDNVIIDNEHILRIGKRRFFKIKVKS, via the coding sequence TTGAGCTTCTTAGATCCTGAAAAACAAATAGAAATAATAAAAAGAAACGTAGTTGATTTTGTTTCCGAAAAGGAGTTGTTGGAAAAGTTGAAAGAAAAAAGGCCTTTGAGGATAAAATTAGGTGTGGATCCTTCAAGGCCTGATCTCCATTTGGGGCATGCTGTTGTTTTGAGAAAGTTAAAAGAATTTCAAGATCTTGGACACCATATAATATTGATAATAGGTGATTTTACCGCAAGAATTGGAGATCCTTCAGGTAGAAATTCTACAAGACCTATTCTTTCTGAAGCAGAAGTAAAACAAAATGCACATACATACGCAGAACAGGCATTTAAAATTTTGGATAAGGAAAAAACAGAAATAAGATTCAACGATGAATGGTTAGGGAATATGAAATTTGCCGATGTGATAAATTTATCAGCCAAGTATACTGTAGCACGGATGTTAGAACGAGATGATTTTTCAAAGAGGTTGAAAGAAGGAATTCCAATAAGTGTTTCTGAGTTTTTATATCCATTAGCTCAAGCATATGATTCTGTAGCAATAGAAGCTGATGTTGAATTAGGAGGTACAGATCAATTATTTAACTTGCTTGTTGGAAGAAAAATTCAAGAAGAATATGGCCAAAAACCTCAAATAGTTATTACAATGCCCATAATTGAAGGTACTGATGGAAATCTTAAAATGAGTAAAAGTTATGGAAATTATATAGCTTTTAATGATGAACCTAACGAAATGTATGGTAAAATTATGTCGATCCCTGATACTCTTATAATAAAGTATATGAGGCTACTTACAGATATTCCGGAAAATGAAATAACAGATTATGAAAAAATGATAAAAGATGGTAAAATTAATCCCAGAGATGTTAAAATGAAATTAGCACGCGAAATAGTAAGTTTCTTTTATAATGAAGAAGAAGCTTTAAAAGCTGAGGAGAATTTTGTAAAAGTATTTAGGAAAAAAGAACTTCCAGAAAATATTCCTGAAGTAGAATTATCCCCTGGAGAGTACAATATAGTTGATTTAATTGACAGAATAAATATTTTTTCAAGTCGAAGTGAAATAAAAAGAACAATTGTACAAGGTGGAGTTTATTTTGATAACAACAGGATTAATAATTTTAAGGATAATGTAATAATTGATAATGAACATATTTTAAGGATTGGCAAGAGAAGATTTTTTAAAATCAAGGTTAAAAGTTAA